Proteins co-encoded in one Mycobacterium mantenii genomic window:
- a CDS encoding PucR family transcriptional regulator produces the protein MITLDRLVNVLGGYGVRLRWSSVPRSTELRSVVIHESAPDRVVVGDVLLAIGARSLREAVQWAASARAVVVLVRDGEEPIAFDKDAEVGAVMVVDETVTWSEVGAVVYGLVLEGRETESGRGPTDLFALADSLADAIGSSVVIHDRLLRVLAYSKLQQHADPARVQTILERQTPEQLRALFDARGVFAHLRVSDEPLFVPKDSEHGLIGRMVVAVRSGGELIGSVWVACSAPLNEAARTALAEGAHTVALHLLRSRASADLERQVESELVIRLLEGTADAAMVASRLGLPHDGLRVIALQAFIGDDRDAALLLAFERATTGFGWSRPGRSALAGNIVYTLLPGGQAADARRWVTGLRAALPKQVTVLAGVSGGAEVTDLAAARQEAEECLALHEMSPGIPPPVYDESWADILLQRLRTAARSGRSPSRGPVAELGRHDRAHGTDYAATLRAWLAAQGDPTEAGKQLGVHENTVRYRLRKMAEITNLPLGDARKRLAMMIELAAIDTD, from the coding sequence GTGATCACGTTGGACCGCTTGGTGAACGTGCTTGGTGGTTATGGAGTCCGGTTGCGTTGGTCGTCGGTGCCCAGGTCGACTGAACTGCGCAGCGTGGTGATCCACGAATCCGCCCCGGATCGTGTGGTGGTAGGGGATGTGTTGCTGGCCATCGGTGCCCGCTCCCTCCGCGAAGCGGTGCAGTGGGCAGCTTCAGCGCGTGCTGTCGTGGTGTTGGTACGCGACGGTGAGGAGCCGATCGCGTTCGACAAAGACGCCGAGGTCGGCGCGGTCATGGTGGTCGACGAGACGGTCACGTGGAGCGAGGTGGGTGCGGTCGTCTACGGGCTGGTGCTCGAGGGCCGTGAGACTGAATCCGGTCGTGGCCCAACGGATCTGTTCGCGTTGGCCGATAGCCTGGCGGACGCTATCGGCAGTTCAGTTGTCATACACGATCGACTGTTGCGGGTGCTGGCGTATTCGAAACTGCAGCAACATGCCGACCCGGCGCGGGTGCAGACGATCCTGGAACGGCAGACACCGGAGCAGCTGCGCGCACTGTTTGATGCTCGGGGCGTGTTCGCACACCTGAGGGTCTCCGACGAGCCGCTGTTTGTCCCAAAGGACTCCGAACACGGCTTGATCGGGCGCATGGTGGTGGCGGTGCGCTCCGGCGGAGAGCTGATCGGGTCGGTGTGGGTCGCGTGTTCGGCGCCGCTGAACGAAGCGGCGCGCACCGCCTTGGCCGAGGGTGCGCACACGGTGGCCCTGCATCTTCTACGCTCGCGGGCCAGCGCCGATTTGGAGCGCCAAGTCGAATCCGAACTGGTGATCCGGTTGCTGGAGGGCACCGCTGATGCCGCCATGGTGGCGAGCAGGCTGGGTCTGCCGCACGACGGTTTGAGGGTGATCGCGCTGCAAGCGTTCATCGGCGATGACCGCGATGCCGCTCTGTTGTTGGCTTTCGAGCGTGCCACCACTGGGTTCGGCTGGTCACGGCCGGGGCGCAGCGCCTTGGCGGGCAATATCGTTTACACGCTGCTTCCCGGCGGGCAAGCGGCGGATGCGCGGCGCTGGGTAACCGGTTTGCGGGCGGCCCTTCCCAAACAGGTGACGGTGTTGGCCGGCGTAAGTGGCGGCGCTGAGGTGACAGACCTCGCCGCCGCACGCCAGGAAGCCGAGGAATGTCTTGCGCTGCATGAGATGTCACCCGGGATCCCGCCTCCGGTCTATGACGAGTCATGGGCTGACATCCTGCTGCAGCGGTTGCGCACCGCGGCGCGCTCCGGCCGGTCCCCATCCCGTGGGCCGGTGGCCGAGTTAGGCCGCCACGACCGCGCCCACGGGACCGACTACGCGGCCACGCTGCGGGCATGGCTGGCGGCCCAGGGCGACCCGACCGAGGCCGGTAAACAGCTGGGAGTGCACGAAAACACCGTGCGTTACCGGTTGCGCAAGATGGCCGAGATCACCAATCTGCCGTTAGGCGATGCCAGAAAGCGGCTGGCGATGATGATAGAACTCGCGGCTATCGACACCGACTGA
- a CDS encoding histidine phosphatase family protein, producing MTVILLRHGRSSSNTAGVLAGRSEGVDLDDKGSEQSAGLIDRIGDLPIRALVSSPLLRCRRTLEPLADALCLTPLVDDRLAEVDYGEWTGRKLGELVSEPLWKVVQAHPSAAVFPGGEGLAQVQARAVAAVREHDRRLALEAGGEHGGDVLWVACTHGDVIKAVIADAYGIHLDGFQRVTADPASVSVIRYTELRPFVLHVNHTGARLSAALRAGPPAKDEAKKDEAKPETDPTSNGGPQESAAAVPSSDAVVGGSTD from the coding sequence ATGACCGTCATCCTGTTACGGCACGGCCGCTCGAGTTCGAACACCGCGGGCGTTCTCGCCGGTCGCTCCGAGGGCGTCGACCTCGATGACAAGGGCAGCGAACAATCCGCCGGCCTGATCGATCGGATCGGTGATCTGCCGATCCGGGCGCTGGTCAGCTCGCCACTGCTGCGCTGCCGGCGCACCCTCGAGCCGCTGGCCGACGCGCTCTGCCTCACCCCGCTCGTCGACGATCGGCTCGCCGAGGTGGACTACGGCGAATGGACGGGCCGCAAACTCGGTGAGTTGGTCAGCGAGCCGTTGTGGAAGGTGGTTCAGGCCCATCCCAGCGCGGCAGTGTTCCCCGGCGGCGAGGGCCTGGCGCAGGTGCAGGCGCGGGCGGTGGCCGCCGTGCGCGAGCACGACCGCCGGCTGGCTCTGGAAGCCGGGGGAGAGCACGGCGGCGACGTGCTGTGGGTCGCCTGCACTCACGGTGATGTCATCAAGGCGGTCATCGCCGACGCGTACGGCATACACCTGGACGGCTTCCAGCGCGTCACCGCCGATCCGGCTTCGGTGAGTGTGATCCGTTACACCGAACTGCGCCCGTTCGTGTTGCATGTCAACCACACCGGCGCGCGGCTGTCCGCCGCGCTGCGGGCCGGGCCGCCGGCGAAGGACGAGGCAAAAAAGGACGAGGCAAAGCCGGAAACCGATCCCACGTCCAACGGAGGGCCGCAGGAATCGGCCGCGGCAGTGCCGTCCAGCGACGCGGTGGTCGGCGGTTCCACGGATTGA
- a CDS encoding quinone-dependent dihydroorotate dehydrogenase, whose translation MYGVLRRLFFVIPPERIHTLVFALLRGVTAVSWARRLLSRLLAPADPALASTVFGVRFPGPLGLAAGFDKDGLGLLTWGALGFGYAEVGTVTANPQPGNPAPRMFRLPADRALLNRMGFNNLGAGALAMRLSRQRPEVPIGVNIGKTKVTPADAAVDDYRASARLVGPLASYLVVNVSSPNTPGLRDLQAVESLRPILSAVLAETSTPVLVKIAPDLSDADVDEIADLAVELGLAGIVATNTTVSRQGLNTPGVDELGPGGISGPPVARRAVEVLRRLYRRVGDRLVLISVGGIETADDAWERITAGASLLQGYTGFVYGGGLWVKKIHDGIAQRLRDGGFASLSDAVGSAAHPPD comes from the coding sequence ATGTACGGCGTGCTGCGGCGGCTGTTCTTTGTGATCCCGCCCGAGCGGATTCACACGCTGGTTTTCGCCTTGTTGCGTGGTGTCACAGCGGTCAGCTGGGCACGACGGCTGCTGAGCCGGCTGCTGGCCCCGGCAGATCCGGCGCTGGCCAGCACGGTGTTCGGGGTGCGTTTCCCCGGGCCGCTGGGGCTGGCGGCCGGCTTCGACAAGGACGGCCTGGGGCTGCTCACCTGGGGCGCGCTGGGCTTCGGTTACGCCGAGGTCGGGACGGTGACCGCCAACCCGCAACCCGGCAATCCGGCCCCCCGGATGTTCCGGCTGCCCGCCGATCGCGCCCTGCTGAACCGCATGGGCTTCAACAACCTCGGCGCCGGCGCGCTGGCGATGCGGCTTTCGCGGCAGCGGCCCGAAGTGCCGATTGGGGTCAACATCGGCAAGACGAAGGTGACGCCTGCCGACGCCGCCGTCGACGATTACCGGGCGAGCGCCCGCCTGGTCGGCCCGCTGGCGTCCTACCTCGTGGTCAATGTCAGCTCACCGAACACGCCCGGGCTGCGCGATCTGCAAGCGGTCGAGTCGCTGCGGCCCATCCTGTCGGCCGTGCTCGCCGAGACGTCCACACCGGTGCTGGTGAAGATCGCGCCGGATCTGTCCGATGCCGACGTGGACGAAATCGCCGATTTGGCAGTCGAATTGGGCCTGGCCGGCATCGTCGCCACCAACACCACGGTGTCGCGGCAAGGTTTGAACACACCGGGCGTCGACGAGCTGGGTCCGGGTGGTATCTCCGGGCCGCCGGTGGCACGCCGGGCCGTGGAAGTGCTGCGCCGGCTCTACCGCCGTGTCGGCGATCGCCTGGTGCTGATCAGTGTCGGGGGCATCGAGACGGCGGACGACGCGTGGGAGCGGATTACCGCGGGCGCGTCGCTGCTGCAGGGCTATACCGGCTTCGTCTACGGAGGAGGCTTGTGGGTCAAGAAAATTCACGACGGCATCGCGCAGCGGCTGCGCGACGGTGGTTTCGCCTCGCTCAGTGATGCCGTCGGCTCGGCGGCCCACCCACCGGATTGA
- a CDS encoding YncE family protein: protein MAGQGGLWSLAVLLITVAGCSSNPLSTAPRTIEAARPAVSPPASQQPAGAVRPLAGSAAAAVFDAGTHQLAVLTPGADPAAPASVTVFGGPQVTPHVVGLPGPAAALADDGHGTVYLAARGGYFAVELATGRATQVAVEDASQTEFTAVAQRADGRLVLGSADGAVYTLASPTPASPAPGTSAAVANHNKIFARVDSLATQGNTTIVLDRGQTSVTTIDADGRAQQALRAGRGATTMAADPAGRVLVADTRGGQLLVYGVDPLILRQAYPVPQAPYGLAGSRALAWVSQTVSNIVVGYDLSTGIPVEKVRYPTVQQPNSLAFDEASDTLYVVSGSGAGVQVIEHAAGTR from the coding sequence CTGGCAGGTCAGGGCGGTTTGTGGAGTCTCGCGGTGTTGCTGATCACGGTAGCCGGCTGTTCATCGAATCCGCTCAGTACCGCGCCACGCACCATCGAAGCGGCGCGCCCCGCCGTGTCGCCGCCGGCGTCGCAGCAGCCGGCCGGCGCGGTGCGGCCCCTTGCCGGTTCCGCCGCGGCGGCGGTCTTCGACGCCGGCACCCACCAGCTGGCCGTCCTGACGCCGGGCGCCGACCCGGCCGCGCCCGCCAGCGTCACCGTCTTCGGCGGACCGCAGGTCACACCCCACGTCGTCGGGCTGCCGGGACCGGCGGCCGCGTTGGCCGATGACGGTCACGGAACCGTCTACCTGGCCGCGCGTGGCGGCTACTTCGCGGTTGAGCTGGCCACCGGCCGCGCGACGCAGGTGGCCGTCGAAGATGCCTCCCAAACCGAATTCACCGCGGTGGCGCAGCGCGCCGACGGCAGGCTGGTGCTGGGCAGCGCCGACGGCGCGGTGTACACCCTTGCTTCTCCAACACCGGCCTCCCCGGCGCCGGGCACCAGTGCGGCCGTCGCCAATCACAATAAGATTTTTGCGCGCGTCGATTCCCTTGCTACACAAGGGAATACGACGATAGTGCTGGACCGTGGACAAACGTCGGTGACGACGATCGACGCCGACGGTCGTGCCCAGCAGGCGCTGCGGGCGGGGCGGGGCGCCACCACCATGGCCGCCGATCCGGCGGGCCGGGTGCTGGTCGCCGATACCCGCGGCGGCCAGCTGCTGGTGTACGGCGTGGATCCGCTGATACTGCGTCAGGCCTACCCGGTTCCGCAGGCGCCATACGGCCTGGCCGGTTCCCGCGCGTTAGCCTGGGTTTCGCAGACCGTTTCCAATATCGTCGTTGGTTACGATCTATCCACCGGAATTCCCGTCGAAAAGGTGCGTTACCCGACCGTGCAGCAACCGAACTCGCTGGCCTTCGACGAAGCGTCAGACACCCTGTACGTGGTGTCGGGTTCCGGTGCCGGAGTTCAGGTCATCGAGCACGCGGCGGGTACGCGTTGA
- a CDS encoding DUF5703 family protein, which produces MTAARRSRLPAGWDTEMSDEYEWAPLRLPPEVTRISASTRLSIEAEYRGWELTRVRLYTDGSRRVLLRRKKSRLDSANSEGRRPDQPEL; this is translated from the coding sequence TTGACCGCGGCGCGGCGGAGCAGGCTGCCCGCAGGCTGGGACACGGAGATGTCCGACGAATACGAATGGGCGCCGCTGCGCCTGCCTCCGGAAGTGACCCGGATCAGCGCGTCCACCCGATTGTCCATCGAGGCCGAATACCGCGGGTGGGAATTGACCAGGGTGCGGCTTTACACCGATGGTAGCAGGCGAGTTTTGTTGCGCCGCAAGAAGTCTCGTTTGGACAGCGCCAACTCCGAGGGGCGACGGCCCGACCAGCCGGAACTGTGA